One part of the Dyadobacter sp. 676 genome encodes these proteins:
- the mgtE gene encoding magnesium transporter, protein MTFELTQLYVDHIQELIEKEDSAAIRSEMENLFPADITSLLYELETESAKFLISQLNLETGAAILADMDRGERREFLKAFTSEEISKFVNLFDSDDAVDLLNEQPIRVREEVIALLEDREQARFILDLLHYDEDVAGGLMQKELVKANVNWNVNQCIEELRQQAEDVEKVYAVYVVDDFGKLLGILSLKKIVLAHKNSKIESLYDKDVIFVETYRPAEEVAELMRRYDLDALPVVNVQGKLLGRITIDDIVDVITDQASSDTLAMAGITGDVEEDDSIWQQTRARLPWLLVGMMGGILAAKFISFFEGDLKIIPAMAAFIPIIGSTGGNVGIQTSSIILQGLADKTGLDTTLGQRLIRMFAVAFINGLIISAIVFGFNMLIGNEMQLALVVSTALMSVVFLASFMGTLTPILLEKIGINPAVASGPFITTANDLIGYGVYFGLAHLLLKL, encoded by the coding sequence ATGACGTTCGAATTAACCCAGCTATACGTAGACCATATCCAGGAACTGATTGAAAAAGAGGACTCCGCGGCTATCCGATCGGAAATGGAGAACCTCTTTCCGGCAGACATTACCAGCTTGCTTTACGAACTGGAAACGGAAAGTGCCAAGTTCCTCATCAGTCAGTTGAACCTGGAAACCGGTGCGGCTATCCTGGCCGATATGGACCGTGGGGAGCGCCGGGAATTTTTGAAGGCTTTCACCTCGGAGGAAATTTCGAAGTTCGTAAACCTTTTCGATTCCGACGACGCGGTTGACTTGCTCAACGAGCAGCCCATTCGCGTACGGGAGGAGGTGATCGCATTGCTGGAAGACCGCGAACAGGCCCGCTTTATCCTCGATTTGCTGCATTACGACGAGGATGTCGCCGGCGGTCTGATGCAGAAAGAGTTGGTAAAAGCTAACGTGAACTGGAATGTAAACCAGTGTATCGAGGAGCTACGCCAGCAGGCGGAAGACGTCGAAAAAGTGTATGCTGTGTACGTGGTCGACGACTTTGGCAAGCTGCTGGGCATACTTTCGCTGAAAAAGATCGTTCTGGCCCATAAAAACTCCAAAATCGAAAGCCTGTACGACAAGGACGTCATTTTTGTGGAAACCTACCGCCCGGCCGAAGAAGTTGCCGAGCTGATGCGCCGCTACGACCTCGATGCCCTGCCTGTCGTAAATGTCCAGGGCAAACTGCTGGGCCGCATTACGATCGACGATATTGTGGACGTAATCACCGATCAGGCCAGTTCCGATACACTCGCTATGGCCGGTATCACGGGGGATGTGGAGGAAGACGATAGTATCTGGCAACAAACCCGCGCCCGCTTGCCGTGGCTGTTGGTGGGCATGATGGGAGGGATTCTGGCAGCGAAGTTTATCAGCTTTTTTGAGGGCGATCTGAAAATCATCCCTGCAATGGCCGCATTTATCCCGATTATCGGCTCCACAGGCGGGAACGTGGGCATTCAGACGTCGTCCATCATTTTGCAGGGCCTGGCCGACAAAACCGGTCTCGACACGACATTGGGACAAAGGCTGATCAGAATGTTTGCGGTAGCATTTATCAATGGCTTGATCATCAGCGCCATTGTATTCGGGTTCAACATGCTGATCGGCAATGAAATGCAGCTCGCACTCGTCGTTTCGACCGCATTGATGTCCGTTGTTTTCTTGGCGTCCTTTATGGGTACGCTTACCCCCATTTTACTGGAAAAGATCGGTATTAACCCCGCCGTGGCCTCGGGGCCTTTTATTACGACCGCCAACGACCTGATTGGCTACGGCGTGTACTTCGGGCTCGCTCATTTGCTGCTCAAACTATGA
- a CDS encoding L-serine ammonia-lyase, whose product MTSERISVFDIFKIGIGPSSSHTLGPWRAAQQFLGAVKQRGLLNIVEKVTVHLYGSLAKTGKGHGTDIAVILGLSGYDPVTIETSSIDRILADIAARETIRLHGEMQIHFNPKADVVFHKTESLPFHPNGVAFTAVCSDGQLVEETYYSIGGGFVIQEGREATASSGPSVIPYPVDRASDLLKWHRITGKAIWELVLENERVWRDDVTIRKDLLNIWHVMQESIFLGCQHKGVLPGGLNVQRRAAELNRKLLKGQACTGSDEWVQLIRSGGAGFNYTLDWVSCFALAVNEQNASYSRVVTAPTNGAAGVIPAVLQFHVTFCGGTEEDIFRFLLTAGEIGSIFKKGATISAAMGGCQAEIGVSSAMAAAGLAQVSGGSVEQCLMAAEIAMEHHLGLTCDPVAGLVQIPCIERNTMGAIKAITASQLALQSNPENAKVSLDNVVKTMWQTALDMNNRYKETSEGGLAVNIPISLSEC is encoded by the coding sequence ATGACATCCGAACGCATTTCTGTTTTTGACATTTTCAAGATAGGCATTGGCCCATCGAGTTCCCACACGCTTGGCCCCTGGCGAGCTGCCCAGCAATTTCTCGGCGCTGTGAAACAGAGAGGCTTGCTGAATATCGTCGAAAAAGTGACGGTACATCTCTATGGCTCGCTGGCAAAAACCGGCAAGGGGCATGGGACCGATATTGCCGTAATCCTGGGTTTGAGTGGTTATGATCCTGTAACGATCGAGACGAGTTCGATCGACCGTATCCTGGCCGATATAGCGGCACGTGAGACGATCCGCCTGCATGGCGAAATGCAAATTCATTTCAATCCAAAAGCAGATGTGGTATTTCACAAAACGGAGTCGCTTCCGTTTCATCCGAACGGAGTGGCTTTCACGGCTGTTTGTTCGGACGGGCAGCTGGTGGAAGAAACTTACTATTCCATAGGCGGCGGGTTTGTGATCCAGGAGGGCAGGGAGGCAACCGCTAGTTCCGGGCCTTCGGTAATTCCGTATCCTGTGGATCGCGCCTCCGATTTGCTGAAGTGGCATCGTATTACCGGCAAGGCGATCTGGGAACTGGTATTGGAGAACGAGCGTGTGTGGCGTGATGATGTGACTATCCGCAAGGATTTGCTCAATATCTGGCATGTTATGCAGGAAAGTATTTTCCTCGGCTGCCAGCATAAAGGCGTGCTGCCGGGAGGGCTGAATGTGCAGCGAAGAGCCGCCGAGCTGAACCGGAAACTGTTGAAAGGGCAGGCTTGCACGGGTAGTGACGAATGGGTGCAACTCATCCGAAGTGGTGGTGCAGGTTTTAATTATACGCTCGATTGGGTCAGTTGCTTCGCATTAGCCGTAAATGAACAGAATGCTTCTTACAGCCGCGTGGTTACTGCGCCTACCAACGGTGCCGCTGGCGTAATACCGGCAGTATTGCAATTTCATGTAACATTCTGCGGCGGTACCGAAGAAGACATTTTCCGGTTCCTGCTCACGGCGGGCGAAATCGGAAGCATTTTCAAGAAGGGTGCGACGATTTCAGCCGCGATGGGAGGCTGTCAGGCCGAAATCGGCGTTTCTTCTGCGATGGCGGCTGCAGGGCTCGCGCAGGTTTCGGGCGGGTCGGTCGAGCAATGCCTGATGGCGGCGGAAATCGCGATGGAGCACCACCTAGGGCTGACTTGCGATCCGGTGGCCGGGCTGGTCCAAATTCCTTGCATCGAACGTAACACAATGGGGGCGATCAAGGCAATCACCGCTTCCCAGCTCGCATTGCAAAGTAACCCGGAGAATGCGAAAGTTTCACTCGATAATGTGGTCAAAACCATGTGGCAGACCGCCCTGGATATGAACAATCGCTACAAGGAAACCTCCGAGGGCGGGCTGGCCGTCAATATCCCGATCAGTTTGAGTGAATGCTGA
- the dtd gene encoding D-aminoacyl-tRNA deacylase codes for MIAVIQRVSSASVTIEGKVKGEIKTGFMVLLGITHSDTQDDIEWLGKKIVGLRVFNDEEGKMNLDLGAVDGDILLISQFTLHASTKKGNRPSFIEAAKPDIAIPLYEKMISFLADELGKPVQTGEFGADMKVSLLNDGPVTIVIDSKNRI; via the coding sequence ATGATCGCAGTAATCCAGCGCGTGAGCAGCGCTTCGGTAACCATTGAGGGAAAAGTAAAGGGAGAAATCAAGACGGGATTTATGGTGTTGCTCGGCATTACCCATTCGGATACACAAGACGATATTGAATGGCTGGGAAAGAAGATCGTCGGGCTACGGGTATTCAATGACGAGGAAGGCAAAATGAACCTGGACCTCGGAGCAGTCGATGGCGACATCCTGCTAATCAGCCAATTTACACTACATGCGAGTACAAAAAAAGGTAACCGCCCATCGTTCATCGAAGCTGCAAAGCCGGATATTGCCATCCCGCTCTATGAAAAAATGATCAGTTTCCTGGCCGACGAACTAGGCAAACCCGTTCAAACAGGCGAATTTGGCGCAGATATGAAGGTTTCCCTTCTCAACGACGGCCCCGTTACGATCGTAATCGATTCAAAAAACAGAATATGA
- a CDS encoding nucleotide pyrophosphohydrolase yields the protein MSIQEAQEQVDQWIKTYGVRYFSELTNMAILTEEVGELARIMARTYGDQSFKKSDLGKDLGDEMADVLWVLICLANQTGINLTEAFEKNLAKKTERDKDRHKQNRKLQ from the coding sequence ATGTCCATCCAGGAAGCACAGGAACAGGTCGATCAATGGATCAAAACTTATGGTGTCAGATATTTCTCCGAACTGACCAACATGGCAATCCTTACTGAGGAAGTTGGTGAGCTCGCCCGCATCATGGCCCGCACGTACGGAGACCAGTCGTTCAAGAAATCGGATTTGGGCAAGGATCTCGGCGATGAAATGGCCGACGTACTTTGGGTACTGATCTGCCTCGCCAATCAAACCGGCATTAACCTTACCGAAGCATTCGAAAAGAACCTGGCCAAGAAAACGGAACGCGATAAGGACCGTCACAAGCAGAATAGGAAACTGCAATAG
- the odhB gene encoding 2-oxoglutarate dehydrogenase complex dihydrolipoyllysine-residue succinyltransferase — protein MAEIEIKVPPVGESITEVTIGNWFKNDGDFVKMDEVICGLDSDKATFELTAEAEGILHIKAQEGDTLNIGDLIATIEAANGAAPKETAPAAAAPAASPAPAAEPAKAEAPAPAAAPAATGQVYEMKVPAVGESISEVTIASWSKKDGDYVAVDEILCELESDKATFELPAEAAGILKIVGKEGDTLPIGAVICTIAQTAGAPAAAPAAPQAGVPAAAAPAEKAYSEKHASPVAAKILAEKGIDPKDVNGSGSGGKIMKDDALKAEKPAAQPAAAPAKSAAPAAAPVGGRASRREKMSSLRKTIARRLVAVKNETAMLTTFNEVDMKPIMDLRAKFKDKFKEKHEVGLGFMSFFVKAVTVALKDFPVINAYIDGEELVYNDFADISVAVSTPRGLVVPVIRNAENLSFAGIEKEIVRLAVRARDGKLGLDEMSGGTFTITNGGIFGSMLSTPIINAPQSAILGMHNIVERAVVVDGQIVVRPIMYVALSYDHRIIDGKDSVSFLVRVKQLLEDPTRLLLDI, from the coding sequence ATGGCTGAAATTGAAATAAAAGTACCGCCCGTTGGCGAGTCGATTACCGAGGTTACGATAGGAAACTGGTTCAAAAATGATGGGGATTTCGTGAAGATGGACGAGGTGATCTGCGGGCTGGATTCGGACAAGGCGACATTTGAACTCACGGCGGAAGCAGAAGGTATATTGCATATTAAAGCACAGGAAGGCGATACGTTGAATATCGGCGATCTGATAGCGACCATCGAAGCGGCTAACGGCGCTGCTCCGAAAGAAACGGCTCCGGCGGCTGCGGCCCCTGCCGCTTCGCCAGCTCCGGCAGCCGAACCTGCGAAAGCGGAAGCCCCTGCTCCGGCAGCGGCCCCTGCTGCAACCGGCCAGGTTTATGAAATGAAAGTTCCTGCGGTGGGAGAATCTATCAGCGAGGTAACCATCGCTTCTTGGAGCAAAAAGGACGGTGATTATGTAGCTGTGGACGAAATCCTGTGTGAACTGGAATCCGATAAAGCAACATTCGAGCTTCCGGCGGAAGCTGCGGGGATATTGAAAATTGTAGGAAAAGAAGGAGACACGCTGCCGATCGGTGCGGTGATCTGCACCATTGCGCAAACTGCCGGAGCTCCTGCCGCTGCACCTGCTGCTCCGCAAGCCGGCGTCCCTGCGGCAGCCGCCCCCGCCGAGAAAGCTTACAGCGAGAAGCATGCTTCGCCCGTTGCTGCAAAAATACTCGCCGAAAAGGGAATCGATCCGAAGGATGTGAATGGCTCCGGCTCAGGTGGCAAAATAATGAAAGACGACGCGTTGAAAGCGGAAAAACCGGCTGCACAACCTGCTGCTGCTCCGGCGAAATCTGCGGCTCCGGCCGCCGCACCGGTGGGCGGGCGCGCATCCCGTCGCGAGAAAATGTCGTCGCTGCGTAAAACCATCGCACGTCGTCTGGTCGCGGTTAAAAATGAAACGGCTATGCTCACCACTTTCAACGAAGTGGATATGAAGCCGATCATGGATCTTCGCGCAAAATTCAAGGATAAATTCAAAGAAAAACACGAAGTAGGGCTGGGTTTCATGTCGTTCTTCGTGAAAGCGGTAACCGTTGCGTTGAAAGACTTCCCGGTTATCAATGCCTATATCGATGGCGAAGAGCTGGTTTACAACGATTTTGCCGATATTTCGGTGGCAGTTTCTACACCTCGCGGATTAGTAGTGCCCGTGATCCGCAATGCGGAGAACCTCTCGTTTGCGGGAATCGAGAAGGAAATCGTTCGTCTGGCCGTTCGTGCGCGTGACGGCAAACTGGGACTCGACGAAATGTCTGGCGGTACCTTCACGATCACCAACGGCGGTATTTTCGGCTCGATGCTTTCGACCCCGATCATTAATGCACCGCAATCGGCGATCCTCGGTATGCATAATATCGTGGAGCGTGCGGTAGTGGTTGACGGCCAGATCGTCGTGCGCCCGATTATGTATGTGGCGCTGTCGTATGATCACCGTATCATCGACGGAAAGGACTCGGTAAGCTTCCTTGTTCGCGTGAAGCAATTGCTCGAAGATCCGACCCGTTTGCTATTGGATATCTAA
- a CDS encoding PorP/SprF family type IX secretion system membrane protein, which produces MFLRNTHYLFKRISLGGALLMGCLGNATAQREVLYEQYVQNPMAINPGFTGVREDFNMTAIFRRKWFNIPNSPTSQSFAADGTVANGKFGIGFQALNDQTSYFTTTGFIGSFAFHLGLSDTWKLGLGAQGGINVLPVSDGTFVSNNRALGSFGLGAWLRSEQWYVGVSKPELLSQKFGDQLVGTLYRRPLYITAGGSHDLSDGVMMLPHILFIQEKDHKLRFDFGSRFWFREKVGLGGVLPCRRWLQFRIG; this is translated from the coding sequence ATGTTTTTAAGAAACACACATTACCTTTTTAAGAGAATTTCGCTTGGAGGCGCATTGCTCATGGGCTGCCTCGGCAATGCAACGGCGCAGCGGGAAGTGCTGTACGAACAATACGTCCAGAACCCGATGGCGATTAACCCGGGATTCACTGGCGTACGCGAGGACTTCAATATGACCGCCATTTTTCGCAGGAAGTGGTTCAATATCCCCAATTCGCCCACGAGCCAGAGCTTTGCCGCCGACGGGACCGTCGCAAACGGCAAGTTTGGAATCGGTTTCCAGGCATTGAACGATCAGACGAGCTATTTCACGACGACCGGGTTCATAGGTTCTTTCGCGTTTCACCTCGGCTTGTCCGATACCTGGAAACTGGGTCTCGGTGCGCAGGGAGGCATTAATGTCCTGCCGGTTTCGGACGGGACTTTTGTGAGCAACAATCGTGCGCTGGGCAGCTTTGGCCTCGGTGCGTGGCTGCGCTCGGAGCAATGGTACGTTGGGGTTTCGAAGCCGGAGTTGCTGTCGCAGAAGTTCGGCGATCAGCTGGTTGGGACGCTTTACCGCCGGCCATTGTACATAACTGCGGGCGGCAGCCACGATCTGAGCGACGGCGTCATGATGTTGCCGCATATTTTGTTCATCCAGGAAAAAGACCATAAGCTCAGGTTCGATTTTGGTTCGCGGTTCTGGTTCAGGGAGAAAGTGGGCCTGGGGGGCGTCTTACCGTGTAGGCGGTGGTTACAGTTCCGTATCGGCTAA
- a CDS encoding FAD-binding oxidoreductase, which translates to MQQLDYDYLIIGQGIAGTSVAWHLHDSGKSFRIVGDSSMPSSSHVAAGIFNPLTGKKLVKTWMADDLFPYARTFYGNLEEKLGRKLMHLLPIYRPFRSIEEQNTYLAQTADPGISRYIATTPDPGTEMPYLNADFGGLEVVQSGWIDLPALLDASRAYFQERNLYVEATFRAADLLRTEEEVVWQGKRFGAVIFCQGFFALENSWFNWLPFTPVKGQILEIATDARLKPYIINQGIFALPVAENRMKVGATYSWDPLDWEVAGGATQELESKLQGLLSTGYTLTGARAGIRPSVRDRRPLIGIHPEFSNVSIFNGLGTKGVTLAPFFAKEFCNHLIYGKELNPLVNIKRYFSLYFR; encoded by the coding sequence ATGCAGCAGTTAGACTACGATTATCTCATTATCGGGCAGGGAATAGCCGGTACCTCCGTGGCCTGGCATTTGCACGACTCCGGAAAAAGTTTCCGGATCGTCGGCGACTCTTCCATGCCTTCGTCATCGCATGTGGCGGCCGGCATCTTCAACCCGCTGACGGGCAAAAAACTCGTGAAAACGTGGATGGCCGATGATCTCTTTCCCTATGCCCGGACATTCTATGGAAATCTGGAAGAAAAGCTGGGTCGTAAATTAATGCATCTCCTGCCGATTTACCGGCCCTTCCGTTCTATCGAGGAGCAAAATACCTATCTTGCCCAAACGGCCGATCCCGGAATAAGTCGTTATATCGCGACTACGCCCGACCCGGGGACGGAAATGCCTTACCTTAATGCGGATTTCGGGGGGCTGGAAGTGGTACAGTCGGGATGGATCGATTTGCCGGCATTGCTGGACGCAAGTCGGGCATATTTTCAGGAACGGAATTTATACGTTGAGGCCACCTTCCGCGCGGCCGACCTTTTGCGGACGGAGGAGGAAGTAGTGTGGCAGGGCAAACGGTTCGGAGCCGTCATTTTTTGCCAGGGTTTTTTCGCACTGGAAAACAGTTGGTTCAACTGGCTGCCGTTTACCCCGGTAAAAGGACAAATTCTCGAAATTGCTACGGACGCGCGACTGAAACCGTATATCATTAACCAGGGGATATTCGCATTGCCGGTGGCTGAAAACAGGATGAAAGTAGGAGCAACCTACTCGTGGGACCCGCTGGATTGGGAGGTCGCCGGAGGGGCGACGCAGGAGCTGGAATCGAAATTGCAGGGATTGCTGAGTACCGGTTACACATTAACAGGCGCCCGGGCGGGCATACGTCCGTCGGTGCGCGACCGTCGTCCGCTGATCGGCATTCATCCCGAATTTTCTAACGTGTCTATTTTCAACGGGTTAGGTACCAAGGGCGTAACGCTCGCGCCTTTTTTTGCGAAAGAGTTTTGTAACCACCTGATTTACGGGAAAGAATTGAACCCGCTAGTGAATATAAAAAGGTATTTTTCGTTATATTTCCGTTGA
- the cmk gene encoding (d)CMP kinase — MPKIIVAIDGYSSCGKSTTAKLVAKQLNYPYIDTGAMYRAVTLYFIQNHISLTNPKEIESALSKVHISFRRHPELGRNDTYLNGLNVEDEIRKMYVSEKVSEVSAIAEVRHALVAQQQRMGKTKGIVMDGRDIGTVVFPQAELKIFMTADPLIRAHRRQLELMEKGEIVDLADILENLKMRDHIDTHRAESPLVQAEDAIYIDNSFMTLDEQVELVVRLADEQIGLSLRRRAADKA, encoded by the coding sequence ATGCCCAAGATTATCGTTGCGATCGACGGTTATTCGAGTTGCGGTAAATCCACGACTGCGAAACTGGTTGCCAAGCAATTGAATTACCCTTACATCGACACCGGTGCGATGTACAGGGCTGTTACGCTGTATTTTATTCAAAATCATATAAGTCTTACCAACCCGAAGGAGATAGAAAGCGCGTTGTCCAAAGTGCATATATCCTTTCGCCGCCATCCCGAACTCGGGCGCAACGATACTTACCTGAACGGTTTGAATGTAGAGGACGAGATCCGGAAAATGTATGTTTCCGAAAAGGTGAGCGAAGTGAGTGCCATCGCCGAAGTGCGGCATGCATTGGTGGCGCAGCAACAGCGGATGGGCAAAACGAAAGGCATTGTAATGGACGGTCGCGACATTGGTACCGTCGTTTTTCCGCAGGCCGAGCTCAAAATTTTCATGACTGCCGATCCGCTGATCCGGGCGCACCGCCGCCAGCTCGAACTGATGGAAAAGGGCGAAATCGTGGACCTGGCCGACATTCTTGAAAACCTCAAAATGCGCGACCATATCGATACGCATCGCGCTGAAAGCCCTCTGGTACAGGCGGAGGATGCTATTTATATCGACAATTCTTTCATGACTCTCGACGAGCAAGTCGAGCTGGTGGTGCGCCTCGCCGACGAGCAGATCGGGTTATCACTCAGACGTCGTGCTGCCGACAAAGCCTGA
- a CDS encoding GNAT family protein, giving the protein MAHHVTLRPFTRNIAGRLAQLANNRNVVAQVRDNFPSPYTLSDAHYWIDFCNGRHNGESFHRAIYYNEEFVGGIGVLRQEDIHRNNAEIGYWLGEPYWGLNITTAAVMQMTDWIFANTTITRLYAGVFETNPASMRVLEKAGYKLEAIHRKAIIKNNQVLDEHLFVKLAGE; this is encoded by the coding sequence ATGGCCCACCACGTAACACTCAGACCGTTCACCAGAAATATTGCCGGAAGGCTGGCGCAACTGGCCAACAATAGGAATGTGGTGGCGCAGGTGAGGGACAATTTTCCTTCACCTTACACACTGTCGGACGCGCATTACTGGATCGATTTCTGCAACGGCCGCCACAATGGAGAGAGTTTTCACCGCGCCATTTATTATAACGAAGAGTTTGTCGGCGGCATAGGCGTGCTACGGCAGGAGGACATTCACCGCAACAATGCCGAAATAGGTTACTGGCTCGGCGAACCTTACTGGGGGCTCAATATCACCACCGCGGCGGTTATGCAAATGACCGACTGGATTTTTGCAAATACCACTATTACCCGCCTGTATGCCGGCGTATTCGAAACCAATCCCGCCTCGATGCGCGTCCTGGAAAAAGCCGGTTACAAGCTCGAAGCCATTCACCGAAAGGCCATTATCAAAAACAACCAGGTTTTAGACGAACATTTGTTTGTGAAGCTGGCCGGGGAATGA
- a CDS encoding LUD domain-containing protein, translated as MSSRDRILAQIRQNKPEAVPLPAVTTFKSDFADTEEKFRETLAAIYTEVIAVKNLEELTQKAEELYKGVVNRATTIPALSAWADFSLNVSDPHELETVEIAIVQAEFGVAENGAVWISDRYLPHRVLPFITQNLAIVIPRNALVDNMHEAYARLQDTLGWGCFIAGPSKTADIEQSLVIGAHGARSMVIFLLEDD; from the coding sequence ATGAGCTCACGAGACAGAATATTAGCGCAGATCCGGCAGAATAAACCCGAAGCGGTGCCTTTGCCTGCGGTGACAACTTTCAAAAGCGATTTTGCCGATACCGAAGAGAAATTCCGGGAAACGCTGGCGGCGATTTATACGGAAGTAATTGCAGTTAAAAATCTCGAAGAGCTCACTCAGAAGGCGGAGGAGCTTTATAAAGGTGTTGTTAACCGCGCAACCACTATTCCTGCATTAAGCGCCTGGGCGGATTTCAGCCTCAACGTTTCCGACCCGCATGAACTGGAAACCGTGGAAATCGCGATTGTGCAGGCTGAATTTGGTGTAGCGGAAAATGGGGCGGTGTGGATTTCGGATCGGTATTTACCGCATCGGGTATTGCCTTTTATTACGCAAAATCTCGCGATTGTGATCCCGCGTAACGCACTCGTAGACAATATGCATGAGGCGTACGCGCGCTTACAGGACACGCTCGGATGGGGCTGTTTTATTGCAGGTCCGTCAAAAACTGCTGATATTGAGCAATCGCTGGTCATCGGCGCGCACGGGGCGCGCAGTATGGTAATCTTCCTGCTCGAAGACGATTAG
- a CDS encoding lactate utilization protein B, whose translation MSKTVMEHAEASEVFNRDEPYVNWHDETLWFVRQKRDKSSRQLPEWEQLREAASGIKHYVLSHLDELLISFEQKAKENGVQVHWAANAAEHNEIVLGLLKKHRIDKMVKSKSMLTEECHMNEFLHKNGIEVIDTDLGERIVQLRNEPPSHIVLPAIHLKKKDIGDLFHEHLGTEAGATDPQYLTEAARQHLRDKFLTRRAALTGVNFAVAETGGFVVSTNEGNADMGAHLADIHIACMGFEKIIPKQEHLGVFLRLLARSATGQPITTYSSHFKKPREGQEMHIIIVDNGRSTQLGRKDFRNSLKCIRCGACMNTCPVYRRSGGHSYHNAVAGPIGSILAPNLDMTKNADLPFASTLCGSCSNVCPVKIDIHDQLYKWRQVLAKEGHVHKSKEIGIRAMSAVLAQPRFYQWSGRLGRTVMRAMPFVVNNALNPWYKQRDMPEPPKESFRDWYVRNRKN comes from the coding sequence ATGTCCAAAACAGTAATGGAGCACGCGGAAGCTTCCGAGGTGTTCAACAGAGACGAACCTTACGTAAACTGGCACGACGAAACGCTATGGTTCGTGCGCCAGAAACGTGACAAATCATCCAGGCAACTCCCCGAATGGGAGCAGCTCCGCGAGGCCGCGTCGGGTATCAAGCATTATGTGCTCTCGCACCTCGACGAGCTTCTGATTTCTTTTGAACAAAAAGCGAAGGAAAATGGCGTGCAGGTGCATTGGGCAGCCAATGCGGCCGAGCATAACGAAATTGTACTGGGCCTTTTGAAGAAGCACCGGATCGATAAAATGGTCAAAAGCAAGTCGATGCTGACGGAGGAATGCCATATGAACGAATTCCTGCACAAAAACGGCATCGAGGTGATCGATACCGACCTCGGCGAACGCATTGTGCAGCTCCGCAACGAGCCGCCGAGCCACATTGTGCTTCCCGCTATCCATTTGAAAAAGAAGGATATCGGCGATCTTTTTCACGAGCACCTCGGCACCGAGGCCGGCGCCACGGACCCGCAATACCTCACCGAAGCCGCCCGCCAGCATTTGCGAGATAAATTCCTGACCCGCAGGGCCGCATTGACGGGCGTCAATTTCGCCGTTGCGGAAACAGGCGGCTTTGTAGTGTCGACCAACGAAGGGAATGCCGATATGGGCGCACATCTGGCCGACATCCACATTGCCTGTATGGGTTTCGAAAAGATTATTCCAAAACAGGAGCATTTGGGCGTATTCCTCCGCCTGCTTGCGAGAAGTGCCACCGGCCAGCCGATCACCACTTACAGCAGCCATTTCAAAAAGCCCCGCGAAGGGCAGGAAATGCATATTATTATAGTGGACAACGGGCGGAGTACCCAGCTCGGACGGAAGGATTTCAGAAACTCGTTGAAATGCATTCGTTGCGGGGCTTGTATGAATACGTGCCCGGTTTACCGAAGAAGCGGCGGGCATAGCTACCATAATGCGGTCGCCGGGCCGATCGGCTCGATACTTGCGCCGAATCTGGATATGACCAAAAATGCCGATTTGCCGTTTGCGAGCACATTATGCGGCAGTTGCTCCAATGTATGCCCGGTGAAAATCGATATTCACGACCAGCTTTATAAATGGCGGCAGGTGTTGGCGAAGGAAGGACATGTACATAAAAGTAAGGAAATAGGTATCCGTGCGATGTCGGCCGTTCTCGCGCAACCGCGGTTTTACCAATGGTCGGGCAGACTGGGGCGGACGGTAATGCGGGCTATGCCGTTTGTCGTAAACAACGCATTGAACCCGTGGTACAAGCAGCGCGATATGCCCGAGCCACCGAAGGAAAGCTTCCGCGACTGGTATGTTCGTAACCGAAAAAATTAG